One genomic window of Chelonoidis abingdonii isolate Lonesome George chromosome 5, CheloAbing_2.0, whole genome shotgun sequence includes the following:
- the C1QTNF7 gene encoding complement C1q tumor necrosis factor-related protein 7 produces the protein MFALLYVTSFAIYTSGQSLHNQLKGENYYARYICSIPGLPGPAGPPGANGSPGPHGRIGLPGRDGRDGRKGERGEKGNAGLRGKTGPLGTTGDKGDPGQSGKKGPTGLVGAKGEVGPAGPRGPKGDKGDRGEQGVPGICKCGRIVLKSAFSVGITTSYPEERLPIVFNKVLFNEGEHYNPSTGKFVCAIPGIYYFSYDITLANKHLAIGLVHNGKYRIKTFDANTGNHDVASGSTVIYLQAEDEVWLEIFYTDQNGLFADPTWSDSLFSGFLLYVDTDYLDALSDDDEL, from the exons ATGTTTGCATTGCTTTACGTTACAAGTTTTGCCATCTATACAAGTGGACAATCTCTTCACAACCAGCTCAAAGGAGAAAATTACTACGCGAGATATATTTGTAGCATTCCTGGCTTGCCGGGCCCTGCAGGTCCCCCCGGAGCTAATGGATCACCAGGCCCTCATGGGCGTATTGGTCTTCCAGGAAGAGATGGTAGAGATGgcaggaaaggagaaaggggTGAAAAAGGGAATGCAG GTTTAAGAGGCAAGACTGGACCTTTAGGAACAACTGGAGATAAAGGAGACCCAGGACAGTCTGGTAAAAAAGGACCTACAGGATTGGTTGGTGCCAAAGGTGAAGTGGGTCCAGCTGGACCACGTGGACCTAAGGGAGATAAAGGAGACCGCGGAGAACAAGGTGTACCAGGGATCTGTAAGTGTGGAAGGATAGTGCTGAAATCCGCCTTTTCTGTTGGCATCACTACGAGCTACCCAGAAGAAAGATTACCAATCGTATTCAATAAAGTCCTTTTCAATGAGGGTGAGCATTACAACCCTTCCACAGGGAAGTTTGTATGTGCCATTCCAGGGATCTATTACTTCTCTTATGATATCACCTTAGCAAATAAGCATCTTGCTATTGGGCTGGTTCATAATGGGAAATACCGAATAAAGACATTTGATGCTAACACAGGAAACCATGACGTAGCTTCTGGATCCACAGTGATCTATCTTCAGGCAGAAGATGAAGTGTGGCTTGAGATCTTCTACACTGACCAAAATGGTCTCTTTGCAGATCCTACCTGGTCAGACAGCTTGTTTTCTGGATTTCTCTTATATGTTGATACAGATTATCTCGATGCCTTATCTGATGATGACGAACTGTGA